In Desulfoferula mesophila, the genomic window TGGATTGACCTTTATTATAGTGTGCGGTCCGAGGCGCTCATCCAGATTGCATCTTGCCGTGAGCCTCAGGTCAGGGAGACCAAGACCGCTTTATCGCAGGGGCACCTTTATGCTTTCCAAAATCGGCCTTATGCTAGCTGCGTATGTGATGAGAGGATAGGCGGCCGTACGGGAAAGCTCTCCCGGAGTAACCCGGGGAGTAACGTTAGGGGCAAACACCTGCAAGTGTCGCGCCTCCAGGGGAGTGGAGGGAAAGCATGGGCAAAAGCCGTTTTCTAAATGTGCTTAAGAGGTTTGGCGTAGAAAGCAAAGGCGTCGTTGCGGTGGTAGTGGCCCTGGTGCTCGTCGTCTTGATCGGCATGGCGGCCATGGCCATCGACATAGGCTACTGGTTCAGCAGCAAATCGGAATGCCAGAACGCCGCCGACGCCGCAGCGCTGGCGGGTGCCAGTAAGCTGCTAACTTGGAATACCACGACGATGGATGTAACCGGCGTGGACCCCACCGCCGCGTTCGCCGAAGCCAAGACTTTTTCCCTGAGCAATCAAAATGCCGGCACCAGCCTGGACATTTTGGAGAACGATTGCCTCATGGGTTGGTGGGATTTCGCCAGCAGGAGCCTGGATCCCAGCCGAACCTTTCCCATGACCGCCACGACCACCGACCCCGATGACGTCACCGCCTTTAGGGTGCATGTACGCCGCGACGCGACGATGAATTTGCCGATCACCTCGTTTTTCGCGTCCATATTCGGGATTAACCAGGTGAACATCGACGTGGTGGCCACGGCCTATCTGGGCTGGGTATCCAATGTGAATGAAGGCGATGTCGAGCTACCCATAGCCCTTATCGCCGATGCGGTGGCCGACGGCAGTTCGGGCGAATACACCCCAAGATGCGGGCAGGAACTCACCTTCAGGTCGGAAAACACCGAGACCGCAGAGTGGACCAACTTCTTCGATTCTCCGACCAACGACGTGGACATTAGGCGCTATGTGACGGGAGCGAAGACGGCGCCGGCCCTTGATGCGACCACCGGGGATCAGTTGAATGTGACCAACGGCTCCTTGAGTCAGGTCACCTTCAACAAGCTGGTGGATCGTTTCGAGGCCGAGAGAGTCCCCAATGCACCTGGCGGCACTTGGAAGACCTGGATGCCCGTGATCTACCCAAGCGGGTCGGCCAACACGGCCCAACTGGTGGGTTTCGTACAGATTGAGATTACCGATGTATTAACCGCACCGGATAAACTGGTAAAAGGTGTCATCGACTGTAACTCCATCCTTCCGTACTCGCGCGGTGGCGGAGGGAATTTCGGGGTCCGAGCTGGCATTCCCGTTTTAGTTGAGTGAAGGGATTTAACATGCAACCAGATGCCCTAACGGTAGTTTCATATTTTCATACGCCCAAAGGCAAGGTGGCCATGAGCCGCTTTGTCGTCGGTAGCCCCTTGGCGGATTTGTTGGGTACCGCTGAGTCCACCGATGAGTTGGCCCGTATGATTATGATAAATAAGCCGGACGTAATATTTGTAGAGTTTGACAGCGAAGATAACGAACTGCTGAAAATTTTGGAAAACAGCAAGGCTGATGGGAAAAGCCACCTGGTTACTTTTTCCGAGCACGCGGAACCATCAGATCTTCGCCTTGCAATGCGCTTGGGAGCGGTGGAATTTTTAACCAGTGATTTGCACAGCAGCGATTTTAACGAAACACTTAACTTCATAATGAGGGAAGCCACTATAGCCGCGGAGAAACAAGGCAAACTTTTGATGGTTACCGGGGTGAAGGAAAACGTTGGAGCAACGACGTTCGCCCTGAACCTCGCCTGGAT contains:
- a CDS encoding pilus assembly protein TadG-related protein; the encoded protein is MGKSRFLNVLKRFGVESKGVVAVVVALVLVVLIGMAAMAIDIGYWFSSKSECQNAADAAALAGASKLLTWNTTTMDVTGVDPTAAFAEAKTFSLSNQNAGTSLDILENDCLMGWWDFASRSLDPSRTFPMTATTTDPDDVTAFRVHVRRDATMNLPITSFFASIFGINQVNIDVVATAYLGWVSNVNEGDVELPIALIADAVADGSSGEYTPRCGQELTFRSENTETAEWTNFFDSPTNDVDIRRYVTGAKTAPALDATTGDQLNVTNGSLSQVTFNKLVDRFEAERVPNAPGGTWKTWMPVIYPSGSANTAQLVGFVQIEITDVLTAPDKLVKGVIDCNSILPYSRGGGGNFGVRAGIPVLVE